One genomic window of Candidatus Methylomirabilota bacterium includes the following:
- a CDS encoding Zn-dependent alcohol dehydrogenase, which yields MKAAMFHGPHQPLTIEEVDIDKPMGREVLVRTVASGVCHSDLHFVDGYYPFPTPAILGHEAAGIVEEVGLQVGEFKPGDHVIACLSVFCGHCDYCLTGKTHLCQTRPVRAKTDPPKLSWKGQAVNQFANLSAYAEKMLVHENALVKIDDTMPLDRAALIGCGVTTGVGAVLNTARIEAGCIVAVFGAGGVGLAAIQGARIAGARMIIAVDTVESKLTKARELGATHGVNASSGDPVKAIRDLTNGGADYSFECIGLKIAAEQCFDCIRPGGTATVVGMIPVGQKIELDGPMFLREKKIQGCSMGSNRFKVDMPRYIDLYRQGRLKLDEMISRRGKLEDVNEAFRAMKAGEVARTVLMFA from the coding sequence ATGAAAGCTGCCATGTTCCACGGTCCGCATCAGCCGCTGACCATCGAGGAAGTCGACATCGACAAGCCCATGGGCCGCGAGGTGCTCGTACGCACGGTGGCGTCCGGAGTCTGTCACAGCGATCTGCACTTCGTGGACGGCTACTATCCCTTCCCCACGCCGGCCATCCTGGGTCACGAGGCGGCCGGGATCGTGGAGGAGGTCGGTCTCCAGGTGGGCGAGTTCAAGCCAGGCGATCACGTCATCGCCTGTCTCTCCGTCTTCTGTGGCCATTGCGACTACTGCCTCACGGGCAAGACCCATCTCTGCCAGACGCGTCCCGTCCGGGCCAAGACGGATCCGCCCAAGCTCTCCTGGAAGGGGCAGGCCGTCAATCAGTTCGCCAATCTCTCCGCCTACGCGGAAAAGATGCTCGTGCACGAAAACGCCCTCGTGAAGATCGACGACACCATGCCGCTGGACCGCGCGGCCCTCATCGGCTGCGGCGTCACCACGGGCGTGGGGGCGGTGCTGAACACGGCCAGGATAGAGGCGGGCTGCATCGTGGCCGTCTTCGGCGCGGGCGGCGTGGGGCTCGCGGCCATCCAGGGGGCGCGCATCGCGGGAGCGCGCATGATCATCGCCGTGGACACCGTCGAGTCCAAGCTGACCAAGGCGCGTGAGCTGGGCGCCACCCACGGCGTCAATGCGTCTTCCGGTGATCCCGTGAAGGCCATCCGCGACCTGACCAATGGCGGCGCCGACTACTCCTTCGAGTGTATCGGCCTCAAGATCGCGGCCGAGCAGTGCTTCGACTGCATCCGGCCGGGCGGCACCGCGACGGTGGTGGGCATGATCCCGGTGGGACAGAAGATCGAGCTGGACGGCCCCATGTTCCTTCGCGAGAAGAAGATCCAGGGCTGCAGCATGGGCTCCAATCGTTTCAAGGTGGACATGCCGCGGTATATCGACCTGTATCGTCAGGGCCGCCTCAAGCTCGACGAGATGATCAGCCGTCGCGGCAAGCTCGAGGATGTGAACGAAGCCTTCCGCGCCATGAAGGCTGGCGAAGTCGCGCGCACGGTGCTGATGTTCGCGTAG
- a CDS encoding glycosyltransferase family 39 protein, whose protein sequence is MLVASAVVFALPLGRRPLDNQDEARYGLLAREAVERGHWILPRVRDEVYLNKPPLYFWTVAFFSLPFGAVSDATAPIASVLSALLGLLGVFAIGRRLWDGDTGRAAALVLATSPFYFFMAHQVLTDMMLTAWMTWALYFYLASVEEGEGRRALVGFYLCAAGGLAAKGPAALMVVAAALAASLATDGMRGLKRLRLLMGLAILALTALPWLLPYLLQREKSYGRAVVMTDYLGWYFRSAVSSRVQAVAAHLLRFLPWGLFLFPAAWWWTRSRDTGRRRLLVWAATLIVLLSLSGEQRARYFLPLWPVLALLVGQFFTRAPARLVAWASGAYLFLMMGAGAFLLWGHLSGPDAVFLPAAPWERGVVAGAIVIGAALGFWRLVREGNGFAAAAWIAAGLGVALAVTAVEYPARFAQAHDYRGVAQRFVARLDPGPPLLSYPDANLAWDFYMRHPVREVRSEAEVKSLLASAPAARLMLRAEEWARLRPATNPAWRVLDEGTVGSRHFVLLGG, encoded by the coding sequence GTGCTCGTCGCGAGTGCCGTCGTCTTTGCCCTGCCCCTCGGCCGGCGGCCCCTGGACAATCAGGACGAGGCGCGCTATGGCCTCCTCGCGCGAGAGGCCGTGGAGCGTGGCCACTGGATCTTGCCGCGCGTGCGCGACGAGGTCTATCTCAACAAGCCCCCGCTCTACTTCTGGACGGTCGCGTTCTTCTCGCTGCCCTTCGGCGCCGTCTCCGACGCCACCGCGCCCATCGCCTCCGTGCTCTCGGCGCTGCTGGGGCTGCTCGGCGTCTTCGCGATCGGGCGCCGATTGTGGGATGGCGACACGGGGCGGGCGGCGGCCCTGGTGCTCGCCACCAGCCCCTTCTACTTCTTCATGGCCCACCAGGTTCTCACCGACATGATGCTCACCGCGTGGATGACCTGGGCGCTCTATTTCTATCTGGCCTCCGTCGAGGAGGGTGAGGGGCGTCGCGCGCTGGTGGGCTTCTATCTCTGCGCGGCGGGCGGGCTGGCCGCCAAGGGCCCGGCCGCTCTCATGGTGGTGGCGGCGGCGCTCGCTGCGAGCCTCGCCACGGACGGCATGCGGGGGCTCAAGCGGCTCCGGCTGCTCATGGGTCTCGCCATTCTCGCGCTGACGGCGCTGCCATGGCTCTTGCCCTATCTCCTCCAGCGCGAGAAGAGCTATGGCCGGGCCGTGGTGATGACGGACTATCTTGGCTGGTATTTCAGGAGCGCGGTCAGCTCGAGGGTCCAGGCCGTGGCCGCGCACCTGCTGCGCTTTCTGCCCTGGGGCCTCTTCTTGTTTCCGGCGGCCTGGTGGTGGACGCGGTCGCGGGATACCGGCCGGCGCCGTCTCCTGGTCTGGGCCGCGACGCTCATCGTCCTCCTGAGCCTGTCGGGCGAGCAGCGCGCGCGATACTTCCTTCCTCTCTGGCCCGTGCTGGCGCTCCTGGTCGGGCAGTTCTTCACGAGGGCCCCGGCTCGCCTTGTCGCCTGGGCCAGCGGCGCCTACCTCTTCTTGATGATGGGGGCGGGCGCTTTCTTACTTTGGGGCCACCTGTCCGGCCCGGACGCCGTCTTCCTCCCCGCGGCGCCGTGGGAGCGCGGGGTGGTGGCCGGGGCCATCGTCATCGGGGCGGCGCTTGGATTCTGGCGGCTCGTCCGCGAAGGCAACGGTTTCGCGGCGGCGGCGTGGATCGCAGCTGGGCTCGGCGTCGCGCTGGCCGTGACGGCGGTCGAGTATCCGGCCCGGTTCGCCCAGGCCCATGACTACCGCGGCGTGGCCCAGCGCTTCGTCGCGCGGCTCGACCCCGGCCCTCCGCTCCTCTCCTATCCAGATGCGAACCTCGCCTGGGATTTCTACATGCGTCACCCCGTGCGCGAGGTGCGGAGTGAGGCCGAGGTGAAATCTCTCCTGGCCTCAGCGCCCGCGGCCCGCCTCATGCTGCGCGCCGAGGAGTGGGCTCGCCTTCGCCCCGCAACGAATCCCGCTTGGCGCGTGCTGGACGAGGGCACCGTCGGTAGCCGCCACTTCGTTCTGCTCGGCGGGTAG